In Nicotiana tabacum cultivar K326 chromosome 17, ASM71507v2, whole genome shotgun sequence, one DNA window encodes the following:
- the LOC142171475 gene encoding secreted RxLR effector protein 161-like translates to MMHQQKYIKELLKKFNMDSSKSIDTLISIATKLDLDEEGKSVEHKLYRGMIRSLLYLTASMPDIIFNVGLCARFQTNPKESYLMAVKRILRYLKGTLDLCLWYPRWYSFDLVGYTDADYAGFYVDRKSTSETTHFLGSCLVSWGTKKHNLVALSIVEAEYVEATSCCAQLLWIRQ, encoded by the coding sequence ATGATGCATCAGCAAAAATACATCAAGGAGCTGCTGAAGAAATTCAACATGGACTCCTCTAAGTCCATAGACACTCTCATTTCCATTGCCACAAAGTTGGATCTTGATGAAGAAGGGAAAAGTGTTGAACATAAGCTTTATAGAGGAATGATTAGGTCATTGTTGTATCTCACAGCAAGCATGCCTGATATTATATTCAATGTGGGACTGTGTGCAAGATTTCAGACAAATCCAAAAGAGTCTTATCTGATGGCTGTCAAGAGGATACTCAGATATCTTAAAGGTACTCTTGATCTATGTCTATGGTATCCTAGATGGTATAGCTTTGATCTAGTTGGTTATactgatgctgactatgcaggttttTATGTTGACAGGAAAAGCACTtcagaaacaacacattttttagGTTCTTGTCTGGTGTCTTGGGGTACAAAAAAGCATAACTTAGTGGCTTTATCCATAGTTGAGGCTGAATATGTGGAAGCAACATCTTGCTGTGCACAGTTGCTATGGATAAGACAATAA